One genomic segment of Drosophila melanogaster chromosome 3R includes these proteins:
- the kipf gene encoding kipferl, isoform B, which produces MMHSAKNVCRTCMDETGTLVDIFANVRDPVLDEPEMSLSHILARCTERPVKRGDLLPQFICVSCVLAVQNAFRFKWQSEQSYQHFFRVLNQSGAPENQVHLAACNGDKNQIINQKMQLKSDRQQDTQQMTKTQKPDDDLSQKQTLQAKLQEGNIDGPPESFTLHPRKRTCRTEEQADMIPKEATRSTKMICDADGYYNCPHCSKRFCSQTQLRTHITDLCNRCPYCPRTYMQKSNLKRHLRNHLSKPAHKCFHCSKAFMRKDHLKRHLRTHDSDGPLSCSQCSAVFIEHVQLEIHRREHKQRPGSSKSESTKDPDSDDSDQAQDLKPKWTKNTFNGTCSIPPMLKP; this is translated from the exons ATGATGCACAGCGCGAAGAACGTGTGCCGGACTTGTATGGACGAGACCGGCACCCTGGTAGATATATTCGCCAATGTAAGGGATCCTGTGCTCGACGAACCGGAGATGAGCCTCTCGCACATCCTGGCCAGGTGTACCGAACGTCCAGTGAAACGCGGCGACCTGCTGCCGCAGTTCATATGCGTTTCCTGCGTCCTGGCCGTGCAGAATGCTTTCCGGTTCAAGTGGCAAAGCGAGCAGAGCTACCAGCACTTCTTCCGCGTCCTAAACCAGTCGGGTGCTCCGGAAAACCAAGTGCACTTAGCTGCATGTAATGGGGATAAGAACCAGATAATAAACCAGAAAATGCAGCTCAAAAGCGATCGTCAACAGGATACGCAGCAAATGACAAAAACGCAGAAACCAGATGATGATCTTAGTCAAAAACAAACACTCCAAGCGAAGCTCCAAGAGGGAAATATTGATGGCCCACCGGAGTCCTTCACCCTGCATCCTCGTAAGCGGACTTGTCGCACAGAAGAACAGGCAGACATGATCCCAAAGGAAGCTACAAG AAGTACCAAAATGATCTGCGATGCCGATGGCTACTACAACTGCCCGCACTGTTCTAAGCGATTTTGTTCCCAGACCCAGTTAAGGACCCACATCACCGATCTGTGCAACAGGTGTCCCTACTGCCCACGCACTTATATGCAAAAATCGAACCTCAAGCGGCATTTGCGAAACCACCTAAGCAAGCCAGCGCACAAGTGTTTCCACTGCTCGAAGGCTTTCATGCGTAAAGATCACCTTAAAAGGCACCTGCGCACCCACGACAGTGACGGTCCGCTCTCCTGCAGCCAGTGCTCAGCGGTATTTATCGAACACGTTCAGCTGGAAATCCATCGCAGAGAGCACAAACAAAGGCCGGGCTCTTCAAAATCGGAGTCCACGAAGGATCCTGACTCGGACGACAGCGATCAAGCGCAGGATCTAAAACCAAAGTGGACTAAGAACACCTTCAATGGCACGTGCAGCATTCCACCTATGCTAAAGCCGTGA